Proteins co-encoded in one Halococcoides cellulosivorans genomic window:
- a CDS encoding sensor histidine kinase, giving the protein MSDRIDGVPIGHLDIDGGIVQSADDRATALLGTEPTGTAFAATIHETDRGAIDALLDAELARAVAVDCRPAADDGVEWMRCWLAPAAAGVEAVIVDRTRDHRADVLAEYDSAMAHDLRNPLNVIDGRLELLDASGEHRDAIERSTTGIADRITALRELAAAARPVVGPDLLAVSDLIAEAAARGPITVDIPDTDRHVVGDADRLTAALLELFENAATHGDADCVVVTVEGSTLRVEDDGSGAFDPDRVLDAGYTTDPDRPGYGLTAVDWTARAHGWSVDVAENAGLAVDISIGAPLLA; this is encoded by the coding sequence GTGAGCGATCGAATCGACGGGGTGCCTATCGGGCACCTCGACATCGACGGGGGGATCGTCCAGTCGGCGGACGATCGGGCGACTGCGTTGTTGGGGACGGAGCCGACAGGGACGGCGTTCGCGGCGACGATTCACGAGACTGACCGTGGGGCGATCGACGCCCTGCTCGACGCCGAGTTGGCGCGCGCGGTCGCCGTGGACTGTCGACCTGCCGCCGACGACGGTGTCGAGTGGATGCGGTGCTGGCTCGCGCCCGCGGCGGCGGGCGTCGAGGCCGTGATCGTCGACCGGACTCGCGACCACCGGGCCGACGTGCTGGCCGAGTACGACAGCGCGATGGCCCACGACCTCCGCAACCCGCTGAACGTCATCGACGGGCGACTCGAACTGCTCGACGCGTCGGGTGAACACCGCGACGCGATCGAACGGTCGACGACCGGGATTGCCGACCGCATCACGGCGTTGCGCGAACTCGCGGCGGCGGCCCGGCCGGTCGTCGGGCCCGACCTCCTCGCCGTCTCGGACCTGATCGCTGAGGCGGCGGCGCGCGGGCCGATTACCGTCGATATACCCGACACCGACCGTCACGTCGTCGGAGATGCCGATCGGCTGACAGCAGCGCTACTCGAACTGTTCGAGAACGCGGCCACCCACGGCGACGCCGACTGCGTCGTCGTCACGGTCGAGGGGTCGACGCTGCGCGTCGAAGACGACGGATCGGGCGCGTTCGACCCGGATCGCGTGCTCGACGCGGGCTACACGACCGACCCCGACCGGCCGGGCTATGGGCTGACGGCGGTCGACTGGACGGCGCGCGCCCACGGCTGGTCGGTCGACGTCGCGGAGAATGCGGGGTTGGCGGTCGACATCTCGATCGGTGCGCCACTGCTCGCGTGA
- a CDS encoding DUF5793 family protein, with protein sequence MYREDFSVRTRTGDRGRPVVAIEYDGPRERLLARVEGVTATPIGPDDLEVAIRPAPATKGAAVLAITGTTTGAYLLETPVDLDAIVAVTTSARERGVETVAVVVRPIEGDPIEFDTRTILLYDESGQIRRDRSLVPGGVQP encoded by the coding sequence ATGTATCGCGAGGATTTCTCGGTCCGAACGCGGACGGGCGACCGGGGCCGACCCGTCGTCGCGATCGAGTACGACGGCCCCCGCGAGCGACTGCTCGCCCGCGTCGAGGGCGTGACCGCCACGCCGATCGGGCCGGACGACCTCGAAGTTGCGATCCGGCCCGCGCCCGCGACGAAAGGCGCTGCCGTCCTCGCGATCACAGGCACCACGACCGGGGCCTACCTGCTCGAAACGCCGGTCGATCTCGACGCGATCGTGGCCGTGACGACGTCCGCGCGCGAGCGCGGAGTCGAGACCGTCGCGGTCGTCGTCAGGCCGATCGAGGGAGATCCGATCGAGTTCGACACCCGGACGATCCTGTTGTACGACGAATCGGGCCAGATTCGACGCGATCGGAGCCTCGTCCCCGGTGGCGTCCAGCCCTGA
- a CDS encoding DUF7110 family protein — translation MSRRVYRLHSTLELPLEDVYDHFDDPDLPEDIAAVDITRRNNTLILSAEPATDSISKYTPTAQLKASVTENRVYEEDPDEHPPNRMGGGPQWGALEDEEEEIESELVEYACFKGDRETVLQNSALQFPMFEVLVDIALEAEKGQLTAIIASDGDLQAIRVEDSERKPASISVDEDPPDHDDEDGVNWRNNEFI, via the coding sequence ATGTCACGCCGTGTATACAGACTCCACTCGACGCTCGAACTGCCCCTCGAGGACGTGTACGATCACTTCGACGATCCGGACCTCCCCGAGGACATCGCTGCCGTGGACATCACACGCCGGAACAACACGCTCATTTTGAGCGCGGAACCGGCGACCGACAGCATCAGCAAGTACACCCCGACGGCACAACTGAAAGCCAGCGTCACCGAAAATCGGGTGTACGAGGAAGACCCCGACGAGCACCCACCGAATCGCATGGGGGGCGGCCCACAGTGGGGGGCCCTCGAAGACGAAGAAGAGGAGATCGAGTCCGAACTCGTCGAGTACGCCTGCTTCAAGGGGGATCGGGAGACCGTCCTCCAGAACTCCGCGCTGCAGTTCCCGATGTTCGAGGTGCTCGTCGACATCGCACTGGAAGCCGAGAAAGGCCAGTTGACCGCGATCATCGCGAGCGACGGCGACCTCCAGGCCATCCGCGTCGAGGACAGCGAGCGCAAACCCGCCTCGATCAGCGTCGACGAGGACCCGCCCGACCACGACGACGAAGACGGGGTGAACTGGCGGAACAACGAGTTCATCTAA
- a CDS encoding phosphoadenosine phosphosulfate reductase family protein: MPATENFPEYVAVDYDDGSGEDPADYPSVDQKLEKAIEVTREGLEQYDTPAVMWTGGKDSTLTLYVVKQVAEQFDLEVPPVVFIDHYQHFDELIEFVEHWADEWDLEVIWARNTDVGDYVDREGLEPGDDIPVDALSEHNQHHIREILEYEEDTFPFLLDTYVGNHLLKTVALNDALEAHDIDGVISGVRWDEQEARADETFFSPRHDPDIYPPHDRVQPILQFEEAAVWDAYWNFAVPDTVEAYPDEGYVPESTEDLPEGLDMEDVPVSPKYFAGFRSLGSQVSTDKSADEPAWLQDMANTTERAGRAQDKEDLMERLRDLGYM; the protein is encoded by the coding sequence ATGCCAGCGACAGAGAACTTCCCCGAGTACGTTGCGGTGGACTACGACGACGGATCGGGTGAGGACCCCGCCGACTACCCGAGTGTCGACCAGAAACTCGAAAAGGCCATCGAGGTCACCCGCGAGGGTCTCGAACAGTACGACACGCCCGCGGTGATGTGGACCGGCGGGAAAGACTCGACGCTCACGCTCTATGTCGTCAAGCAGGTCGCAGAGCAGTTCGACCTGGAGGTGCCCCCGGTCGTCTTTATCGACCACTACCAGCACTTCGACGAACTGATCGAGTTCGTCGAGCACTGGGCCGACGAGTGGGACCTGGAGGTCATCTGGGCGCGCAACACGGACGTGGGCGACTACGTCGACCGCGAGGGCCTCGAACCCGGCGACGACATCCCCGTCGACGCACTCTCCGAGCACAACCAACACCACATTCGAGAGATCCTCGAATACGAGGAGGACACGTTCCCGTTCCTGCTGGATACCTACGTGGGCAACCACCTGCTGAAGACCGTCGCGCTCAACGACGCCCTCGAAGCACACGACATCGACGGCGTAATCAGTGGCGTGCGGTGGGACGAACAGGAGGCTCGCGCGGACGAGACCTTCTTCTCGCCGCGGCACGATCCCGACATCTACCCGCCCCACGACCGCGTCCAGCCGATTCTGCAGTTCGAGGAGGCCGCCGTCTGGGACGCCTACTGGAACTTCGCGGTGCCGGACACGGTCGAGGCCTATCCCGACGAGGGCTACGTCCCCGAGAGCACCGAGGACCTGCCCGAGGGCCTCGACATGGAGGACGTTCCGGTCTCACCGAAGTACTTCGCGGGATTCCGTTCGCTCGGCAGCCAGGTCTCGACCGACAAATCGGCCGACGAACCCGCCTGGCTGCAGGACATGGCGAACACGACCGAGCGCGCGGGCCGCGCCCAGGACAAAGAGGACCTGATGGAGCGCCTGCGCGATCTGGGCTACATGTAG
- the thrC gene encoding threonine synthase, whose translation MTLALESDAPGVATRGVWLTCIDCGEQFAPFEAVRYTCDDCGSLLEVRYDEYPTFDAFEGSGVWRYSAALPFEEGVTLPEGSTPLHAVPRLEAEIGVNNLRVKHEGMNPTGSFKDRGMTVGVRVAQEIGVDRLACASTGNTSAALSAYGARADMETLVLLPAGKVAAGKVAQASLHGARILEVDGNFDRCLDIVQDLTDRGEAYLLNSLNPFRLEGQKTIGLEMFEQFEREEGTLPDRIVLPVGNAGNTAALYKCVRELRRSGAIAEHEVPKLTGVQAEGSAPMVEAIENGWDHIERWDDVETIATAIRIGNPVNAPKALPGIRETGGTAVAVSDEQITTAQRDLAEEGIGVEPASAASIAGLRKLRREGVVSDDEDVACLTTGHLLKDPDAAAAAGSDPEPVPADTEAVLDHLGA comes from the coding sequence ATGACGCTCGCACTCGAATCCGACGCGCCCGGGGTCGCCACCCGTGGCGTGTGGCTCACCTGTATCGACTGTGGGGAACAGTTCGCCCCGTTCGAAGCCGTGCGGTACACCTGTGACGACTGTGGGAGCCTGCTCGAAGTCCGCTACGACGAGTATCCGACGTTCGATGCCTTCGAGGGATCGGGCGTCTGGCGCTATTCCGCGGCGCTGCCTTTCGAGGAAGGCGTCACGCTCCCCGAGGGGTCGACGCCGCTGCACGCAGTCCCGCGTCTCGAAGCGGAGATCGGGGTGAACAACCTCCGAGTGAAACACGAGGGCATGAATCCGACGGGCAGTTTCAAGGATCGCGGCATGACCGTCGGCGTGCGGGTCGCCCAGGAGATCGGCGTCGACCGCCTGGCGTGTGCCTCGACGGGCAACACCTCGGCGGCGCTGTCGGCGTACGGCGCGCGCGCAGACATGGAGACGCTCGTGCTCCTCCCCGCGGGGAAGGTCGCGGCGGGGAAAGTCGCCCAGGCGAGTCTCCACGGCGCGCGCATCCTCGAAGTCGACGGCAACTTCGATCGCTGTCTCGACATCGTCCAGGACCTGACCGATCGCGGCGAGGCGTACCTGCTCAACTCGCTCAATCCGTTCCGTCTGGAGGGCCAGAAGACGATCGGCCTGGAGATGTTCGAGCAGTTCGAACGCGAAGAGGGGACGCTGCCCGATCGGATCGTCCTCCCGGTCGGCAACGCGGGCAACACCGCGGCGCTGTACAAGTGCGTCCGGGAGTTGCGCCGGAGCGGCGCGATCGCAGAGCACGAGGTCCCGAAACTCACGGGCGTCCAGGCCGAAGGCTCCGCGCCAATGGTCGAGGCCATCGAGAACGGCTGGGACCACATCGAGCGCTGGGACGACGTCGAGACGATCGCGACCGCGATCCGCATCGGCAATCCCGTCAACGCCCCGAAGGCGTTGCCGGGGATTCGCGAGACCGGCGGGACGGCGGTCGCGGTCTCGGACGAACAGATCACGACCGCCCAGCGCGATCTCGCGGAGGAGGGCATCGGCGTCGAACCCGCTTCGGCGGCGTCGATCGCGGGCCTGCGAAAACTCCGCCGCGAGGGCGTCGTGAGCGACGACGAGGACGTGGCCTGCCTGACGACCGGCCACCTGCTCAAAGACCCGGATGCGGCCGCCGCGGCGGGCAGCGACCCCGAACCGGTCCCCGCCGACACCGAGGCCGTGCTGGATCATCTCGGGGCCTGA
- a CDS encoding Cdc6/Cdc18 family protein has translation MDRDDHTSIDETDQSASDEPSDPVRPGGMTVIESVGDAEDESDGLFDDLISGEPIFDTKDVLQPSYTPKTLPHREEQINTMATILVTALRGDTPSNILIYGKTGTGKTASAKFVSDELETTSQKYEVPCEVEYINCEVTDTQYRVLAQLANKFIRKNQAVVADRIDRLDAHRDAVAAGEDVPEDVPQTMSEFEAKIDRLEADQERFEEVPMTGWPTDRVYDAFFEAVDYTERVVIIMLDEIDKLVEKSGDDTLYNLSRMNSELERSRVSIMGISNDLKFTDFLDPRVKSSLGEEEIVFPPYDATQLRDILEARAREAFVESALSDDVIPLCAAFAAQEHGDARRALDLLRTAGELAERDKTDRVTEDHVRQAQEKIELDRVIEVVRTLPTQSKIVLFAITLLDRNNVNNINTGEVYNIYKRLCEEIDADILTQRRVTDLISELDMLGIVNAVVVSKGRYGRTKEINLSVPREETEAVLQSDSRLGDIEDAQPFVQARFDQ, from the coding sequence ATGGACAGGGACGACCACACTTCAATCGACGAAACGGACCAGAGCGCGAGCGACGAGCCGTCCGATCCGGTCCGGCCCGGAGGGATGACAGTCATCGAAAGCGTTGGCGACGCCGAGGACGAGTCCGACGGGTTGTTCGACGATCTGATCAGCGGCGAGCCGATCTTCGACACGAAAGACGTCCTGCAACCATCCTACACGCCGAAGACGTTGCCCCATCGCGAAGAACAGATCAACACCATGGCGACCATCCTGGTGACGGCGCTCCGGGGGGATACGCCGTCGAACATATTGATCTACGGGAAGACGGGCACGGGCAAGACCGCGAGCGCGAAGTTCGTCAGCGACGAACTGGAGACGACCTCCCAGAAGTACGAGGTGCCGTGTGAGGTCGAGTACATCAACTGCGAGGTGACCGACACGCAGTACCGCGTTCTCGCCCAGCTCGCGAACAAGTTCATCCGGAAAAACCAGGCCGTCGTTGCCGACCGGATCGACCGACTCGACGCTCATCGCGACGCCGTCGCTGCTGGAGAGGATGTTCCCGAGGACGTCCCACAGACGATGTCGGAGTTCGAGGCCAAGATCGACCGTCTCGAAGCCGATCAGGAGCGCTTCGAGGAAGTGCCGATGACCGGGTGGCCGACCGATCGGGTGTACGACGCCTTCTTCGAGGCCGTCGACTACACCGAACGCGTCGTCATCATCATGCTCGACGAGATCGACAAACTCGTCGAGAAGTCGGGCGACGACACGCTGTACAATCTCTCGCGGATGAACTCCGAACTCGAACGCTCCCGGGTGTCGATCATGGGCATCTCGAACGATCTAAAGTTCACCGACTTCCTCGACCCCCGCGTGAAATCCAGTCTCGGTGAAGAAGAGATCGTCTTTCCACCGTACGACGCCACCCAACTCCGGGACATCCTCGAAGCGCGCGCCCGCGAAGCGTTCGTCGAGAGCGCGCTGAGCGACGACGTGATCCCGTTGTGTGCGGCGTTCGCTGCCCAGGAACACGGCGACGCCCGGCGGGCGCTCGACCTCCTCCGGACGGCGGGCGAACTCGCAGAACGAGACAAGACCGATCGCGTCACCGAAGACCACGTCCGTCAGGCCCAGGAGAAGATCGAACTCGATCGCGTCATCGAGGTGGTCCGAACGCTCCCCACACAGTCGAAGATCGTGCTCTTTGCGATCACCCTCCTCGATCGGAACAACGTCAACAACATCAACACCGGCGAGGTCTACAACATCTACAAGCGGTTGTGCGAGGAGATCGACGCCGACATTCTCACACAGCGACGCGTCACCGATCTCATCAGCGAACTCGATATGCTCGGTATCGTCAACGCCGTCGTCGTCTCGAAGGGTCGGTACGGTCGCACCAAGGAGATCAACCTCTCGGTCCCGCGTGAAGAGACCGAGGCCGTCCTGCAGTCCGACTCTCGACTGGGCGACATCGAAGACGCCCAACCGTTCGTGCAGGCGCGATTCGATCAGTAG
- a CDS encoding S26 family signal peptidase, whose product MVYDLFSAVGIVVFVVAFLLAISGIWPPLVAIESGSMSPHIQKGDLAFVMEESRFPGENAVAGTGVVTHETGQEGDYRSFQRSGDVIVYQPNGNAEKTPIIHRAMMYVEEGENWYDRANGSWIGGADGCEDLSTCPAPHDGFITGGDSNGYYDQKSPSSLSTVVKPEWVVGRAMGKIPHLGKIRLRANALGREFVGA is encoded by the coding sequence TTGGTTTACGATCTCTTCAGTGCAGTCGGGATCGTCGTGTTCGTCGTGGCCTTTTTGCTCGCGATCAGCGGCATCTGGCCACCGTTGGTGGCCATCGAGAGCGGGAGCATGAGCCCACACATTCAGAAAGGTGATCTCGCTTTCGTCATGGAAGAGAGTCGCTTCCCCGGTGAGAACGCCGTCGCCGGGACCGGCGTCGTCACCCACGAGACCGGCCAGGAGGGCGACTACCGGTCGTTCCAGCGATCGGGAGACGTGATCGTCTACCAGCCCAACGGCAACGCCGAGAAGACACCGATCATCCACCGAGCGATGATGTATGTCGAGGAGGGTGAGAACTGGTACGACCGGGCCAACGGATCCTGGATTGGAGGCGCCGACGGGTGTGAAGACCTCTCGACCTGTCCGGCACCGCACGACGGATTCATCACGGGGGGCGACAGCAACGGGTATTACGATCAGAAATCACCGAGCAGCCTCAGTACGGTCGTCAAGCCCGAATGGGTCGTCGGCCGTGCGATGGGGAAAATTCCACACCTCGGAAAGATTCGACTTCGCGCGAACGCCCTCGGACGCGAGTTCGTTGGAGCGTAG
- the sucC gene encoding ADP-forming succinate--CoA ligase subunit beta, which translates to MRLHEYQAKDQFADAGIPVPDGRLAETPAAAREAAESIGGRVAVKAQVHVGGRGKAGGIEVVDDPAAAEDAAETILGMDLKGHHVESVLVEAAVDFTNELYVGVTMDRSRKRPVIMVSTRGGVDIEAVAAEEPDAIAREHVDPHLGVYPYQARRVVERAGVDPAVAGEVASVVATLYDLWADSDASEVEINPLMVTESGVVAADAVFNVEDDALFRQDALAALDTEESDDSLESQADAAGLDYVRLEGSVGIIGNGAGLVMATLDLVDHFGGAPANFLDIGGGADAERVRAALELLFADDNVEAVVFNVFGGITRGDEVAQGIVDALDALGEVPKPVVVRLAGTNASEGMAILGDRVETQSTLEDAVRRGVEFAEGSA; encoded by the coding sequence ATGCGACTGCACGAGTACCAGGCCAAAGACCAGTTCGCGGACGCCGGCATTCCCGTCCCGGACGGTCGACTGGCCGAGACACCGGCGGCGGCGCGCGAGGCCGCCGAATCGATCGGCGGGCGCGTCGCCGTCAAAGCACAGGTCCACGTCGGGGGGCGCGGGAAAGCGGGCGGGATCGAGGTCGTCGACGACCCTGCGGCCGCCGAAGACGCCGCCGAGACCATCCTCGGCATGGATCTCAAGGGCCACCACGTCGAGAGCGTCCTCGTCGAGGCCGCCGTCGACTTCACGAACGAACTGTACGTCGGCGTGACGATGGATCGCTCCCGGAAGCGCCCGGTGATCATGGTCTCGACGCGCGGCGGTGTCGACATCGAGGCTGTCGCCGCCGAGGAGCCCGACGCGATCGCGCGCGAACACGTCGACCCGCATCTCGGCGTCTACCCCTACCAGGCCCGCCGCGTCGTCGAGCGCGCGGGCGTCGACCCCGCGGTCGCGGGCGAGGTCGCGAGCGTCGTCGCCACGCTGTACGATCTGTGGGCCGACAGCGACGCCAGCGAGGTCGAGATCAACCCGCTGATGGTCACCGAGTCGGGTGTCGTCGCCGCCGACGCGGTGTTCAACGTCGAGGACGACGCCCTGTTCCGCCAGGACGCGCTGGCCGCCCTCGACACCGAGGAGAGCGACGATTCGCTGGAATCGCAGGCGGACGCGGCGGGACTTGACTACGTCCGCCTGGAGGGGTCGGTCGGCATCATCGGCAACGGCGCGGGCCTGGTGATGGCGACACTGGATCTGGTCGATCACTTCGGGGGCGCGCCCGCGAACTTCCTCGACATCGGTGGTGGGGCCGACGCCGAGCGCGTCCGGGCCGCTCTGGAACTGCTCTTTGCCGACGACAACGTCGAAGCGGTCGTGTTCAACGTCTTCGGCGGGATCACCCGCGGTGACGAAGTCGCCCAGGGGATCGTCGACGCGCTGGACGCGCTGGGCGAGGTGCCCAAACCCGTCGTCGTCCGACTCGCGGGCACGAACGCGAGCGAGGGGATGGCGATTCTGGGTGATCGCGTCGAGACCCAGTCCACGCTCGAAGACGCCGTGCGTCGTGGGGTCGAGTTCGCGGAGGGGTCGGCATGA
- a CDS encoding 2Fe-2S iron-sulfur cluster-binding protein: MATYTVEFASGETIEVEDTDTILQRCIDEGIAQEYSCRVGMCLACTAKIVEGEVEQPAARGLTDEERGEYALTCMARPASDLVLDRGKYPPSIEGDATETVAAADD, encoded by the coding sequence ATGGCCACTTACACCGTCGAGTTCGCCAGCGGTGAGACGATCGAAGTCGAGGACACAGACACCATCCTCCAGCGCTGTATCGACGAGGGCATCGCCCAGGAGTACTCCTGTCGGGTGGGGATGTGCCTGGCCTGTACCGCCAAGATCGTCGAGGGCGAGGTCGAACAGCCGGCCGCCCGTGGGCTCACCGACGAGGAGCGCGGGGAGTACGCGCTTACCTGTATGGCCCGCCCCGCCTCGGATCTCGTCCTCGACCGCGGGAAATACCCCCCGAGTATCGAAGGGGACGCGACCGAGACGGTCGCCGCGGCGGACGACTGA
- a CDS encoding zinc metalloprotease: MGTSPTGDRSGPPRRTRRRRVLVIVAVVITVALAPIAVEYVPLPTGQQTTPDRRVGMEADVGPGSIHVFDPTERIRAPSDPGRDPTVQSVEWQASTSDIDGDGLGDVEELVCSETYPEADLLEHDIYVEVDSVEGVTVSEEALRAVESTYASAEIRDPVGYRGIDLHLRRSDAALPVEGPISGDSRPGELNDVHDYRRQFMDHDDDRYYYLVVTDEVQARGDPYFSGVARSGVGAVEAYDDPNETASLIAHELGHMFGIDEDEPGVDDHTFAIDEYPSVMNYNGLYETTNYSDGSGALDRDEWHRIAHERPIPEGSCLTENATG, encoded by the coding sequence ATGGGAACATCCCCCACTGGGGATCGATCCGGGCCACCGAGACGGACGCGCCGGCGACGCGTGCTGGTGATCGTCGCCGTCGTGATCACGGTCGCGCTCGCGCCGATCGCCGTGGAGTACGTTCCCCTGCCGACGGGCCAGCAGACGACACCCGATCGGCGGGTGGGGATGGAGGCCGACGTCGGCCCGGGGTCGATTCACGTGTTCGATCCGACCGAGCGGATTCGAGCACCGAGCGACCCCGGGAGGGATCCGACCGTCCAGTCGGTCGAGTGGCAGGCCTCGACGAGCGACATCGACGGTGACGGCCTCGGAGACGTCGAAGAGTTGGTCTGTTCGGAGACCTATCCCGAGGCGGACCTCCTCGAACACGACATCTACGTCGAGGTCGATTCGGTCGAGGGCGTCACCGTCAGCGAGGAGGCGCTCCGGGCCGTCGAGTCGACGTACGCGTCGGCGGAGATCCGAGACCCCGTCGGCTACCGCGGGATCGATCTGCACCTCCGGCGCAGCGACGCGGCCCTGCCGGTCGAGGGCCCGATCTCTGGCGATTCGCGACCGGGCGAGTTGAACGACGTTCACGACTACCGCCGGCAGTTCATGGATCACGACGACGATCGGTACTACTACCTGGTGGTGACCGACGAGGTGCAGGCCCGGGGCGATCCGTACTTCTCGGGGGTGGCCCGGTCCGGCGTGGGCGCGGTCGAAGCCTACGACGACCCCAACGAGACCGCGTCGCTGATCGCCCACGAACTCGGGCACATGTTCGGCATCGACGAGGACGAACCCGGCGTCGACGATCACACCTTCGCGATCGACGAGTATCCCAGCGTGATGAACTACAACGGCCTCTACGAGACGACGAACTACTCCGACGGGTCGGGGGCCCTCGACCGCGACGAGTGGCACCGGATCGCCCACGAGCGACCGATCCCCGAAGGGTCCTGTCTGACCGAGAACGCGACCGGGTGA
- the sucD gene encoding succinate--CoA ligase subunit alpha has protein sequence MSVLVDADTRVLVQGLTGDEGRFHARLMDEYGTRVVGGVVPGRGGESVEGLPVYGTVDRAVAETGADASVVFVPPAFAEDALMEALDSDLDLVVAITEGIPVQDMSRVYARARRVDTTLVGPNCPGVITPGEAKLGILPGDIFAAGSVGLVSRSGTLTYQIVDSLTERGLGQSTAIGIGGDPIVGTSFVDALDAFERDPDTEIAVLTGEIGGEDEQRAAEFVASEMDTPVVAFIAGRTAPEGTRMGHAGAIVSGDGAGTASAKIAAFEDRGVPVGETPGEVARLVDEQL, from the coding sequence ATGAGTGTCCTCGTCGATGCGGACACGCGCGTGCTCGTCCAGGGCCTGACCGGCGACGAGGGCCGGTTCCACGCCAGACTCATGGACGAATACGGGACTCGCGTCGTCGGTGGCGTCGTCCCCGGCCGCGGCGGCGAATCGGTCGAGGGCCTGCCCGTCTACGGCACGGTCGACCGCGCGGTCGCAGAGACCGGTGCCGACGCCTCGGTCGTGTTCGTCCCGCCAGCCTTTGCCGAGGACGCGCTGATGGAGGCGCTCGATTCCGATCTCGACCTCGTCGTCGCGATCACCGAGGGGATCCCCGTCCAGGACATGAGTCGGGTGTACGCCCGCGCGCGACGCGTCGACACCACGCTCGTCGGGCCGAACTGCCCCGGCGTGATCACGCCGGGCGAAGCGAAACTCGGCATCCTCCCGGGAGACATCTTCGCGGCCGGATCGGTCGGCCTGGTCTCCCGATCCGGAACGCTGACCTACCAGATCGTCGATTCGCTCACCGAGCGCGGTCTGGGCCAGTCGACGGCGATCGGCATCGGTGGCGATCCGATCGTCGGCACCTCGTTCGTCGACGCGCTCGACGCGTTCGAACGCGATCCCGACACGGAGATCGCCGTCCTGACCGGTGAGATCGGTGGCGAAGACGAACAGCGCGCCGCCGAGTTCGTCGCCAGCGAGATGGACACGCCCGTCGTCGCCTTCATCGCGGGGCGGACCGCGCCCGAGGGAACCCGGATGGGCCACGCGGGCGCGATCGTCTCGGGTGACGGTGCGGGCACCGCGAGCGCGAAGATCGCGGCGTTCGAGGACCGGGGCGTCCCGGTCGGGGAGACCCCTGGTGAGGTCGCCCGCCTCGTCGACGAGCAGCTCTGA